A window of Drosophila subobscura isolate 14011-0131.10 chromosome E, UCBerk_Dsub_1.0, whole genome shotgun sequence contains these coding sequences:
- the LOC117891620 gene encoding golgin subfamily A member 4 gives MFANLKNKLIEEVKASPSKFQQFATAAQAAVSSSTPNSSDTNTSSGSGTNENFFSITEEDTPQNSPYRIQKLPTTSASSLRGRSSTQSLNGLGGGAVPRSRKLSNSSMASDVSFRLPSYDAPAVYHLQSDLDETSSEFDDSASTARLDVITKDQLYDAYKKSLDRYHKYRCRYTDLAKKYKELERDSTKARSVLVETQDKALRRISELREQCTLEQQAKAHLEEALRIEMDDMSCKMQAYQTKLKLLGENPENISAALERVSQGLDSDKLIDLEESAGGRSPPPANGDLTHLQQRLEERQAQFEEMTGKYEALRKQEEENVLLLAQTKQAIHTELEHKDIEVRQLQEKLKQYESQRESQTSDVKDQLKKLLEARQEADAKLIATEHILSSLRGEHAAKEQQVVALEKQLAALKAESETKLNELRQQSEQLGSDQLKKLQVAKEAAESKLLSTEELLNALKVQHSAKEEQVVALEKQMETFKAESESQLNELRQQSEERGSEALKQLQVAKEKAEAQLLSQEELLNSLKMQHTAKEEQVETLEQQLAALKAESETKLKELRQHSEERGSEQLQKLQVAKEEAEAKLLSTEELLKTLNLQHTAKEEQLETLKAETDQTLHQLHADRESESNAAKAQLQELQLARDEAEAKLLSTEQLLVSLRGELAAKNEQAAALEEEVNALKTDSELSLQDLRQHNDQLLEIVQRSQQNDFEGQLQQTKDNVAALEGQLVERERQTLELEKSLEIERESVAALISEKTSLEEQHKLRLEQLQREIQMLQDQHASTESETISALKAQLETLNQELGGSRASLLAKEKELKASGNKLNKLKKQHEQQQAKTSEHTARMEQLQKEMAESQSVARHVENEKEELQARVSSILEEITSMQTHLQQVQDSHGQLESENRELESRIEAMQQEQQGNNAHGERTTAKMEEIQSENSKLAERNCLLEEQTNHLEKQLQLEQEELAKVQAKMQQVLDEHSKLQNAQELMDHDHRTLQDKCDAYEKETLLNKDALECLQSASEELQQAKANLERELAEQQSQLLELRERQREQEQQVKDQAERCSELEASHLESDSQAQATIQNLRHQIDAFREAEQGVQDRLQAAGVSHASQMAILEARWSAANADVERLHEANDALQLAMDQQSQRMEELQEILAQRDRQLEHSEDSTKKLAKYDEIQVENEYLHTHTKQLEQELADNAELKEKLKSMQCELYVLQEQVEHHATQVTEKEAQSATAKAEAEQLRTALEEQTLELTRQREHASFVTEQSDAVQTELLQTQQQLQERQSELAKAQEEHISLQAAIAQLHKEVASLKEQPAVSVATDADSLRSLNEQLQRELEGLKHKSNGAESNMQQEIEELQANNQQMAERINELEALRAGIQAQQLLNSMAPKHVQEAAASSEKAVLESKLKEIMNEVQDVTNRNLFLEQKCENFLILEQSNERLKLQNAKLSRQLDETLVSMQHSDTVPVNTEFEYLRNIMFQYLTGTTNNETLVKVISAVLKFSPQQSQVALEKEHQRRSLLNKLI, from the exons ATGTTTGCCAATCTGAAGAATAAGCTAATCGAAGAGGTGAAAGCGTCACCGTCCAAATTCCAACAATTCGCGACTGCTGCACAG GCGGCCGTGAGCTCATCGACGCCGAACAGCTCcgacaccaacaccagcagcggcagcggcaccaaTGAGAACTTTTTCAGCATCACGGAGGAGG acacgccTCAGAACTCGCCGTACCGCATTCAGAAGCTGCCAACGACGAGCGCTTCCTCGCTGAGGGGACGCTCCTCCACACAATCCTTGAATGGACTGGGCGGCGGAGCCGTACCAAGGAGCCGTAAGCTGTCCAACTCATCCATGGCCAGCGATGTGTCCTTCCGCCTGCCCTCCTACGATGCTCCAGCC GTCTATCACTTGCAATCGGATCTGGACGAGACGAGCAGCGAGTTTGATGACTCTGCGTCGACGGCACGCCTGGATGTGATCACCAAGGACCAGCTGTACGATGCGTACAAGAAGTCCCTCGATCGCTACCACAAGTATCGCTGCCGGTACACGGATCTGGCCAAGAAGTACAAGGAACTGGAACGTGACAGCACCAAGGCAAGg TCGGTGCTGGTGGAGACACAGGACAAGGCACTGCGTAGGATCAGTGAACTGCGCGAGCAATGCACACTGGAACAGCAGGCAAAGGCGCATTTGGAGGAGGCACTGCGCATCGAAATGGATGACATGAGCTGCAAGATGCAGGCCTATCAGACCAAGCTCAAGTTGCTCGGCGAGAATCCGGAGAACATTTCGGCTGCCCTGGAGCGGGTCAGTCAGGGACTGGACAGCGACAAGCTGATCGATCTGGAGGAATCGGCTGGAGGCAGGTCCCCGCCCCCAGCCAATGGGGACTTGACCCATCTGCAACAGCGGCTCGAGGAGCGGCAAGCGCAGTTTGAGGAGATGACGGGAAAATACGAAGCTCTGCGgaaacaggaggaggagaatgtCCTGCTCTTGGCACAGACCAAGCAAGCCATTCACACGGAGCTGGAGCACAAGGACATCGAGGTGCGGCAACTGCAAGAGAAGCTTAAGCAATACGAATCGCAGCGCGAGTCTCAGACCAGCGACGTCAAAGATCAgctgaagaagctgctggaggcaAGGCAGGAAGCCGATGCCAAACTCATTGCCACAGAGCATATTTTGTCCTCCCTCAGAGGCGAACATGCTGCAAAGGAGCAACAGGTGGTGGCCCTCGAGAAGCAGCTGGCGGCGCTCAAAGCGGAAAGCGAAACGAAATTGAACGAATTGCGGCAGCAGAGCGAACAGCTTGGATCTGATCAACTTAAGAAGCTGCAGGTGGCCAAGGAAGCTGCGGAATCTAAACTGTTGTCCACAGAGGAGCTACTGAATGCCCTAAAGGTGCAACACTCGGCAAAGGAGGAACAGGTAGTCGCACTGGAGAAGCAAATGGAAACATTCAAAGCAGAAAGCGAATCGCAATTGAATGAATTGCGGCAGCAGAGCGAGGAGCGTGGCTCTGAGGCACTCAAGCAGCTACAGGTGGCCAAGGAAAAGGCAGAAGCTCAGCTTTTGTCCCAGGAGGAGCTATTGAACTCCTTGAAGATGCAACACACGGCAAAGGAGGAACAAGTGGAGACACTCgaacagcagctggcagctctCAAAGCGGAAAGCGAAACCAAATTGAAGGAATTGCGGCAGCACAGTGAGGAGCGTGGCTCTGAGCAACTGCAGAAGCTACAGGTAGCCAAAGAGGAGGCAGAAGCTAAACTATTATCCACAGAGGAGCTGCTGAAAACTCTGAACTTGCAGCACACggcgaaggaggagcagctggaaaCTCTCAAAGCAGAAACCGATCAGACTCTGCACCAGCTGCACGCCGATCGTGAGTCTGAGAGCAATGCTGCCAAGGCACAGCTACAGGAACTACAATTGGCCAGAGATGAGGCAGAGGCGAAGCTCCTGAGCACCGAACAGCTTTTGGTCTCCCTGAGAGGCGAGTTGGCAGCCAAAAACgagcaggcggcggcactggAGGAGGAAGTGAATGCGCTCAAAACAGACAGTGAGCTGAGCTTGCAGGATTTGCGCCAGCACAACGATCAGTTGCTTGAGATTGTTCAGCGCTCGCAGCAGAATGACTTTGAGGGTCAACTGCAGCAGACGAAGGACAATGTGGCTGCGCTTGAGGGGCAGCTGGTGGAGCGCGAGCGGCAAACCTTGGAGCTCGAAAAGAGCTTGGAGATCGAGCGGGAGTCTGTGGCCGCGCTGATCAGCGAGAAAACATCCCTCGAAGAGCAGCACAAACTGCGATTGGAGCAACTGCAGCGCGAAATCCAAATGCTTCAGGATCAGCATGCCAGCACAGAGAGTGAAACGATTTCCGCACTGAAGGCGCAGCTGGAAACGCTCAACCAGGAGCTGGGCGGCAGTCGGGCGAGTCTCCTGGCCAAGGAGAAGGAACTGAAGGCCTCTGGCAATAAGTTGAACAAGCTGAAGAAGCAGCACGAACAACAGCAGGCCAAGACAAGCGAACACACAGCACGCatggagcagctgcaaaaagagaTGGCGGAGAGCCAAAGTGTCGCCAGGCACGTGGAGAacgagaaggaggagctgcaggcacGCGTTAGCTCCATCCTGGAGGAAATCACCAGCATGCAGACGCACTTGCAGCAAGTGCAGGACTCGCATGGCCAACTGGAGAGCGAGAACCGCGAGCTGGAGTCTCGCATCGAGGCtatgcagcaggagcagcagggaaacAACGCGCACGGCGAGCGCACCACTGCCAAGATGGAGGAAATTCAGAGTGAAAACTCCAAGCTAGCTGAGCGCAACTgtctgctggaggagcagacGAATCACCTCGaaaagcagctgcagttggagcAGGAAGAGCTGGCCAAGGTGCAGGCGAAGATGCAGCAGGTGCTGGACGAACACTCCAAGCTGCAGAACGCCCAAGAGCTCATGGATCACGATCATCGCACGCTGCAGGACAAGTGCGATGCCTACGAGAAGGAGACGCTGCTGAACAAGGATGCCCTGGAGTGCCTGCAGTCggccagcgaggagctgcagcaggccaagGCCAATCTGGAGCGAGAGCTGGcggagcagcagtcgcagctgtTGGAGCTGCGAGAGCGCCAACGcgagcaagagcagcaggtGAAGGACCAGGCCGAACGCTGCTCTGAACTAGAGGCAAGCCATCTGGAGAGCGACTCCCAGGCGCAGGCGACCATCCAGAATCTTCGCCATCAGATCGATGCCTTCAGGGAGGCAGAGCAGGGCGTCCAGGATAGGCTGCAGGCGGCTGGAGTGTCCCACGCCAGCCAAATGGCCATACTCGAGGCACGCTGGAGTGCAGCCAATGCGGATGTTGAGCGGCTGCACGAGGCGAATGAtgccctgcagctggccaTGGATCAACAGAGTCAGCGCATGGAGGAGTTGCAGGAGATACTCGCCCAGAGGGATCGTCAACTGGAGCACTCGGAAGACTCCACCAAAAAGCTGGCCAAATACGACGAGATTCAAGTGGAAAACGAGTATCTGCACACGCATAcgaagcagctggagcaggagctggccgaCAATGCGGAGCTCAAGGAGAAGCTAAAGTCTATGCAGTGCGAGCTCTATGTGCTCCAGGAGCAGGTCGAGCACCACGCCACTCAAGTGACCGAAAAGGAAGCACAAAGTGCGACGGCCAAGGCGGAGGCGGAACAGCTGAGAACGGCGCTGGAGGAACAGACACTCGAACTTACCCGCCAGCGGGAACACGCCAGTTTCGTGACGGAACAGAGTGATGCTGTCCAGACAGAGCTGctgcagacgcagcagcaactgcaggaGCGGCAAAGCGAGTTGGCCAAGGCCCAGGAGGAACACATCAGCCTGCAGGCGGCCATTGCGCAACTTCACAAAGAGGTGGCCAGCCTCAAGGAGCAGCCTGCGGTTTCCGTTGCCACAGATGCCGACAGTCTGCGCAGCCTcaacgagcagctgcagcgcgaGCTGGAGGGTCTGAAGCACAAGAGCAACGGTGCCGAGTCGAATATGCAGCAGGAAatcgaggagctgcaggcgaACAACCAACAGATGGCCGAGCGCATCAACGAGCTGGAGGCCCTGAGGGCGGGCATTCAGGCTCAGCAACTGCTGAACAGCATGGCACCCAAGCACGTTCAGgaggcggcagccagcagcgaaaAGGCCGTGCTGGAGTCCAAATTGAAGGAGATCATGAACGAGGTCCAGGATGTGACGAATCGAAACCTGTTCCTCGAGCAAAAGTGTGAAAACTTCCTGATACTCGAACAGTCGAACGAGCGGCTGAAGCTGCAGAATGCGAAACTCTCGCGTCAACTGGATGAAACACTG GTATCCATGCAGCACAGCGACACTGTGCCGGTCAACACAGAGTTTGAGTATCTGCGCAACATCATGTTCCAG TACTTAACCGGCACCACAAACAATGAGACTTTGGTGAAGGTGATATCAGCGGTGCTGAAATTCTCGCCACAGCAGTCGCAGGTGGCCCTGGAGAAGGAGCATCAGCGTCGATCGTTG CTAAATAAACTGATCTAG
- the LOC117891626 gene encoding uncharacterized protein LOC117891626 gives MADKAAPEKPVGRPMRYPYTFSAKIAQFPIKHYIKNQWIWRYYFIAAIACVPVFYKISRLANSPGNKKAWAESQAKEAAEHH, from the exons ATGGCCGACAAAGCTGCTCCCGAAAAGCCCGTGGGTCGCCCCATGAGATACCCGTACACTTTCTCGGCAAAGATTGCCCAGTTCCCCATCAAGCACTACATCAAGAATCAGTGGATCTGGCGCTACTACTTCATCGCGGCTATTGCCTGCGTGCCCGTTTTCTACAAGATCAGCCGACTGG CCAACTCGCCCGGAAACAAGAAGGCATGGGCCGAGTCCCAGGCTAAGGAGGCAGCCGAACACCATTAA
- the LOC117891621 gene encoding little elongation complex subunit 1: MAMMPENLQFPEINIDQLLGPCAHEGVFLAPPYRHSSITKIHPNAQSRRRRLSERICDNDELIRKLKQLQCHNQQLTDTQRTAKEVTDLYTKEKQLRIELEKQCQELGGRCSELEIKLDAQVTNCENLEEELKIRALPMDAKDLVEAYMQLANRVGDDAGLSRREQNIMRKVREYCKSAKIAVPEPKSPNPNPKAKRKGNQTACKTQSTQTSTKPATITSCIGVQVTNLLEMRSQGTQHATAEPKPAPQAALKTQASQTSTTTATTSTSCIGVQVMNLVATRNQGTQHKNTTTTRSTTTASFIKYRDVGTCFPEPKPPPNVRQILDEMLSWHSHDVVKPLSPIMEPLLMVDEEITPKTTTMDVGTCTMLCNVHREIDFMPEMPSQLKVSTSRPPSRTMLESVKDEALAGSGSVPAGNNKEFAREILNFLPQNQSCLANLPPQAFDELWQVIGQMVLCLLHRRSNPTQSPPPSINQMDFTSWLYALYEGTLTHPVIEKQLQPEHASSKKDNYESCTEVGTDPMDIITESPNISIEGELTPIHLPPKLPRPPKERKRKSRKRKSASLLKPMPKRKLVELPSIEAPVQVPMEAMEVLQEVECPAPETAIQFISNLNTFNMSYCDNLDFELDSEERYLLHLTTNGSGMREAEQSGSETEQDVQLSKENSNKETFLKPKPRPPKFNEEVATSDMESLPAECDPQVCSDEETSLKQQTELHDKEEVATSDTDSLLAECSPQFFTGNCGKNMPSFTDDEEAEPPTPVHTNYNLELFGSESDPEADANEEQRPWDSFNFGCSSSEESEDEPQLVIEEGNSSPIAQSPPRSAFSPLKRDERASELPQTEVRLTRLRAKQIQMEQNSLKEQLSKEPTPTQEDERRAERKETKKIYHFLESPASPTSQESNESDSPPIEIPLELSGCPSGDAEPKAILIHVVEAPKGKVKCSPHLSQTQLDRLCSTIERHLMDTMQLDSTCSDFSKEVFKVTRDVAVIVTMMIRAFCQLSYDWKEPQPNDPLDRLLSALRYFELFRGQGQPSYTQSFLCALERRLFRLTKERVQLDWALTCVKLYLQVVRLQLSHSNPETYENPSRLLLAKILYHYNPDAPQLAYEVLSCHPTVLPHREEREYNNSDPLITVIKHLLMSRQYDVTEPNGYGRLLLSKLRFEYHFQPFEPTSQQVLENLVNKLKVGHLEQLSYAFALFCRRSKRVDVLNNVLGQHLVPLASSYCDLSAHSDAYDVRLAGILQCISVVVKPLPMETDISGFMGLFKRLLVAVPRPAVQEAAVQAILRLQRFGFKHALDALQSYRPSYQLAPLTRAMLRSFVQRRRVYHFQMKNAHTQPAQQGAGTRD, translated from the exons aTGGCCATGATGCCAGAGAACCTACAATTCCCCGAGATCAACATAGATCAATTGCTGGGTCCGTGCGCTCACGAGGGAGTTTTCCTGGCGCCGCCGTATCGGCACTCGTCGATAACTAAGATCCACCCAAACGCCCAGTCCAGGCGTCGCCGGCTGTCCGAGCGGATTTGTGACAACGATGAGCTGATACGTaagctgaagcagctgcagtGCCACAATCAACAACTGACCGACACGCAGCGGACAGCCAAGGAGGTGACGGATCTGTACAcgaaggagaagcagctgaGGATAGAGCTGGAGAAGCAGTGCCAAGAACTGGGAGGCCGCTGCAGCGAGCTGGAAATAAAACTGGATGCCCAAGTCACCAACTGTGAGAATCTGGAGGAGGAGTTAAAGATCAGGGCTCTGCCGATGGATGCCAAAGACCTGGTCGAGGCATACATGCAACTCGCAAACAGAGTTGGCGACGATGCCGGGCTCTCGCGGCGTGAGCAGAATATAATGAGAAAAGTCCGAGAGTACTGCAAGTCGGCAAAGATTGCAGTGCCAGAGCCGAAGAGTccgaatccaaatccaaaagcaaagcgaaaaggCAACCAAACAGCATGCAAAACGCAGTCCACGCAGACTTCGACCAAGCCGGCGACCATTACGAGCTGCATTGGGGTGCAAGTGACGAATCTGTTGGAGATGCGCAGCCAGGGAACGCAGCATGCCACGGCAGAGCCTAAGCCCGCGCCGCAAGCAGCGTTGAAAACGCAAGCCTCTCAGACTTCGACCACGACAGCCACGACCAGTACGAGCTGCATTGGGGTGCAAGTGATGAATCTGGTGGCGACGCGCAACCAGGGAACGCAGCATAAGAACACCACAACCACAAGAAGCACCACCACAGCCTCCTTCATCAAGTACCGCGATGTGGGCACTTGCTTTCCAGAGCCAAAACCCCCGCCGAATGTGAGACAAATCCTAGATGAGATGCTATCCTGGCATAGCCACGATGTCGTCAAGCCCCTCAGCCCCATAATGGAACCTCTGCTTATGGTGGATGAAGAAATCACGCCCAAGACAACCACCATGGACGTGGGCACCTGCACCATGCTGTGCAATGTGCATCGAGAGATCGACTTCATGCCGGAGATGCCGTCCCAGCTGAAGGTCTCCACGTCTCGGCCCCCCTCGCGCACCATGCTCGAGAGTGTGAAGGATGAGGCACTggcgggcagcggcagcgtgcCGGCTGGCAACAACAAGGAGTTTGCCAGGGAAATTCTCAACTTTCTACCTCAAAACCAAAGCTGCCTCGCCAACCTGCCGCCCCAGGCCTTCGACGAGCTGTGGCAGGTTATTGGCCAAATGGTTCTCTGTCTGCTGCACAGGAGATCGAACCCCACACAGTCACCGCCGCCCAGCATCAATCAAATGGACTTTACCAGCTGGCTCTACGCCCTTTATGAGGGCACACTGACCCATCCGGTGATTGAGAAGCAGCTACAGCCCGAGCACGCCTCCAGCAAGAAAG ATAACTACGAGTCGTGCACAGAGGTTGGCACCGATCCCATGGACATCATTACGGAGTCGCCCAACATTAGCATCGAAGGAGAGCTCACGCCGATCCATCTGCCACCGAAGCTACCGCGGCCACCGAaagaacgaaagcgaaagtcaAGAAAACGCAAATCAGCTTCCCTGCTGAAGCCAATGCCCAAGCGTAAACTTGTGGAACTGCCCTCGATCGAAGCACCAGTCCAAGTGCCCATGGAAGCAATGGAAGTGCTTCAGGAAGTGGAGTGCCCAGCACCAGAGACCGCCATTCAATTCATAAGCAATCTAAACACCTTCAACATGTCCTACTGTGATAATCTAGACTTTGAATTGGACTCGGAGGAGCGGTATTTGCTTCACCTGACCACCAATGGTTCTGGCATGCGAGAGGCAGAACAAAGTGGCAGCGAAACAGAGCAGGATGTGCAACTCTCTAAGGAAAATTCTAATAAGGAAACCTTTCTGAAACCGAAGCCGCGGCCACCCAAATTCAATGAGGAGGTTGCCACGAGCGACATGGAATCGTTGCCAGCGGAATGCGATCCTCAAGTCTGCAGCGATGAAGAAACTTCCCTGAAACAGCAAACGGAACTCCATGACAAAGAAGAGGTTGCTACAAGCGATACAGATTCGTTGCTAGCGGAATGTAGCCCACAATTCTTCACAGGGAACTGTGGCAAGAATATGCCATCTTTCACAGATGACGAAGAGGCAGAACCACCGACTCCCGTGCACACGAACTACAATTTGGAATTGTTTGGCAGCGAATCTGACCCGGAGGCTGATGCGAACGAGGAGCAGCGGCCCTGGGATTCGTTTAATTTCGGATGTAGCAGCAGTGAGGAGTCGGAAGATGAGCCGCAACTAGTTATAGAAGAAGGAAATTCCTCGCCGATCGCGCAATCCCCACCGCGATCGGCCTTTAGTCCGCTTAAAAGGGACGAAAGAGCAAGCGAGTTGCCGCAAACAGAAGTTCGCTTAACACGTTTGAGAGCTAAGCAGATACAAATGGAACAGAATAGCCTGAAGGAGCAACTATCTAAGGAGCCGACGCCGACACAGGAAGATGAAAGGAGAgcggagagaaaagagacGAAGAAAATTTACCATTTCTTGGAGTCTCCAGCCTCACCCACTTCCCAGGAGTCGAACGAGAGCGACAGTCCACCCATCGAGATACCATTGGAGCTATCAGGATGCCCAAGTGGCGACGCGGAACCCAAAGCTATACTTATCCATGTGGTGGAGGCGCCCAAGGGTAAAGTGAAGTGTTCTCCGCATCTCAGCCAGACGCAGCTTGATAGGCTTTGCTCCACAATAGAAAGACATCTCATGGACACCATGCAACTGGACTCCACATGCAGTGACTTCTCCAAGGAAGTCTTTAAGGTAACGCGGGATGTGGCTGTGATTGTCACAATGATGATTAGAGCCTTCTGCCAGTTGAGCTACGATTGGAAGGAGCCCCAGCCAAACGACCCGTTGGATCGCCTGCTAAGTGCCCTGAGATACTTTGAGTTGTTCAGAGGCCAGGGCCAACCCTCGTATACACAGAGCTTCCTGTGTGCCCTGGAAAGGCGACTCTTCAGGCTGACCAAGGAGCGAGTCCAGTTGGACTGGGCCCTAACGTGCGTGAAGCTCTACCTGCAGGTGGTGCGACTGCAGCTGAGCCATTCGAATCCGGAAACCTACGAGAACCCGTCacgtctgctgctggccaaaataTTGTATCACTACAACCCGGATGCGCCTCAGCTGGCGTATGAGGTGCTGTCCTGCCATCCCACGGTGCTGCCGCACCGCGAGGAGCGGGAGTACAACAACTCCGATCCCCTGATCACAGTGATCAAGCACCTGCTGATGAGTCGGCAGTACGACGTGACTGAGCCCAATGGCTACGGCCGTTTGCTGCTCTCCAAGCTGCGCTTCGAGTATCACTTCCAGCCCTTCGAGCCCACCAGCCAACAGGTGCTGGAGAATCTGGTGAACAAGCTGAAGGTGGGCCACCTGGAGCAGCTGAGCTATGCCTTTGCCCTGTTCTGCCGTCGCAGCAAGAGAGTGGATGTGCTGAACAATGTGCTCGGCCAGCACCTGGTGCCGCTCGCCTCCAGCTACTGTGATCTAAGTGCACACTCCGATGCGTACGACGTTCGACTCGCGGGCATACTGCAGTGCATATCGGTGGTAGTGAAGCCGCTGCCAATGGAGACCGACATCTCCGGCTTTATGGGTCTGTTCAAGCGTCTGCTCGTGGCAGTGCCACGGCCCGCTGTGCAGGAGGCAGCCGTTCAGGCAATCTTGAGGCTGCAGCGCTTCGGCTTCAAGCACGCACTCGATGCACTGCAGAGCTACAGACCCAGCTACCAACTGGCGCCACTGACGCGGGCCATGCTGCGCAGCTTTGTGCAGCGGCGGAGAGTCTACCATTTCCAGATGAAGAATGCACACACGCAGCCAGCGCAACAGGGAGCGGGTACACGAGATTGA